The Candidatus Methylomirabilota bacterium genome contains the following window.
CTCGGCGGGCCGGCGCACGAGGACCGCCGCGAGCGTCGCGTCCTCGCGCCCCGCGTCCTCCCCCGCCCAGAACTCGCCGGTCGAGACGTCCACGAGCGCGACGCCCGTCGCCTCGCGGCTCCGCACCACGGCGAGGAGGAAGTTGTTCGCGGCGCCGGCGAGGTACGCCGTGTCGGTGATGGTCCCCGGCGTGATGATCCTCACGACGTCGCGCTTCAGCAGCTTCTTCGCCTGGCCCGGCGCCTCGAGCTGCTCGCACACCGCGATCTTCCGGCCCGCGCGGACGAGCCGCGCGATGTAGCCGTCGGCGGCGTGGTGGGGGATGCCGGCCATCGGCGCGTCCTGCCGCGACGTGAGCGTGATCTGCAGGAGGCGCGACGCCAGCTCGGCGTCCTCGAAGAACATCTCGTAGAAGTCGCCGAGGCGGAACAGCAGCAGGTGGTCGGGGTAGCGGCGCTTGAGGTCCCGATACTGCCGCATCATCGGCGTGGGCTCGCCGGGCCGGTCAGGCAACGAGGCGTCCCCGGAGCCGGTCGTACGTCGCCTCGAGCGCCTCGGGCATGACGCGCACGTCGGCGAAGACCGGCATGAAGTTCGTGTCGCCGCTCCAGCGCGGCACGACGTGGACGTGCAGGTGGTCGGTGATCCCCGCGCCCGCGACCCGGCCCTGGTTCCAGCCGACGTTGAACCCCTCGGCGCGGTACTCGACGGTCAGGAGCGTGATCGCCCTGGCGACGAGCTCCATCATCTCCGCCACTTCGTCCGCCCGCGCCTCGGCGAGCGTGCCCACATGCCGGTTGAGCACGGCCATGAGGTGGCCGGGCGCGTACGGGTAGGCGTTCAGGACCAGGAAGGCGTGCGCGGCCCGGTGGAGGACCAGGTTCTTACGGTCGTCGGGCGCCGCCAGGGCCGAGCAGAACACGCATTCGGAGGGCGGCGCCCCGCCCGCGCCCACGTAGCCCATGCGCCAGGGCGCCCAGAGGCGTTTCACGCCGCCCGAGGCCGGTTCACCCGTTGACGAGCTCTCGCAGCCGCTTGCCCACCTTGAAGAACGGCACCCGCTTCTGGGGGACGTCCACGCTCGTCCCGGTCTTGGGGTTCCGCCCCTTGCGCGAGTTGCGGTGACGGATCCGGAAACTGCCGAAGCCCCTGAGCTCGACCTTGTCGCCCTTCGACAGCGCGTCGGTGATGTTGTCGAAGATCGTGTTGACGATCGTCTCCGTCTCTTTCTTCGTCAGGCTCGAGATCTTCGAGACCTCGTCGATCAGGTCGGCTTTGGTCATCGTCGACTCCGTTCCTTCCGGAGGAATCCACGCCTCCTGGCTTCACGGCAAGCTAGCACGCGAGCGAAAAGAATGTCAAGCAGCACAGGGAGTTAGGCCACATCGCTCGCGGGCACCCAGAGGGGGCCCGGCGCGCCGAGGAAAATCCCACCGTCTCGCGCTGTTGCCGCTTCGGAAGGGCGCCGGCGCCGAGACTAGATCGGGAGCAGAAGGTTCGTGCTGACAGCAGCTTGGAAAGCGGAGCTTCAGAACCTACTCGAGCGATCGGTGGTCAATCGCTGGCCTCAGTCCATCAGGTAGAGCGGCGTTTTGAAGAGCGGCAGTGACCCGCGGAACGCCCCGAACCCGCCGAGGCCGAGCTCGTTCCGCAGGAGATCGATGACCGAGAACTTTCGCCGGGGTCCGACGACCCGCGGAGGCTTCGGGAGCCCCGCGAGCGTCGCGGCGCCCTCGATGGCCTCCTCGAGGCCGCCGAGCGCGTCGACCATCCGGAGGTCCTTGGCCTGGCTGCCGGAGACGATGCGCCCGTCGGCGAAGCGGAGCACGTCGGCGCGCTCGAGCTTGCGCCCCGCCACGACGGCGGCGATGAACTGGCCGTGCACGTCGTCGAGCAGCGCCTGCAGCATGCGCCGCTCGTCGGGCGTCATCGGCCGGGCGAAGCTGCCGATGTCCTTGTACTCCCCCGCCTTGACGATCACGTAGTCCACGCCGACCTTCTTCAGGAGCTCGTGGAGGCTCGCCATCTGCATGATGACGCCGATCGAGCCCGTGAGGGTGCCGGGATCCGCGTAGATCCGGTCGGCGGCGACGGCGACGTAGTAGCCGCCCGATGCCGCCACGGCGCCGAGCGACGCGACCACCGGTTTGCCGGCGTCGTGCACGCGCTTGAGCGCCGCGTGGAGCTCCTGGGTCGGCGCCACGACGCCGCCCGGGCTGTTGATGCGGATCACGACCGCGCGCACCGCCGGGTTGTCGCGATGGCCCCGGAGCTCGCGGATGAGCTCCTCCACGTCCACGATGAGCCCCTCGAGCTCGACGACCGCGACGCGCTCGCCGAAGATCGCCCCGCCCCCGGCGGGGCCGGGCCGCCCGAGCGACGCGAGGGCGACGACGAGGAGGCCGCCCACCCCGAGGTAGACCGCCAGCGCGACCCCGAGCAGGGCCCACCGGCGCCCGGGGCTAGCTCTCGTCTTCGTAGTCATAGTCGTCGCGGGGCTTGCCCTTCTTGCCGCGACGGCCGCGTTCGGTACGCTCGTCCGTCACCTTCGGCGGCTCGATCGCATGGGCCAGCTCCTTGAGGGAGAGCCCGATGCGCCGCTCGTTGGCGTCCACGCGGATCACGAGCAGCGTGAGCTCGTCGCCGACGCTGACGATCTCGTCGGGCCGGCCGATCGGCCGGCTCGACATCTGGGAGATGTGCAGGAGCCCGTCCACGCCCGGCTCGAGCTCGACGAACGCGCCGAAGTCGGTGAGCCGGACGACCTTGCCCGTCACGCGCGAGCCCATCGGGAAGCGCTGCGCCACCGTGGACCACGGGTCGGGCTGGATCTGCTTGAACCCGAGGGAGATGCGCTTGTTCTCGCGATCGAGGTTCAGGATCACGGTTTCGATGTCCTGCCCCTTCTTGAGGATCTCCGACGGGTGGCCGACGCTCCGCGTCCAGGACATGTCGGAGATGTGGAGCAGGCCGTCCACGCCCGGCTCGAGCTCGACGAACGCGCCGAAGTCGGTGAGGTTGCGCACCTTGCCCATGATGCGCGTGCCGGGCTTGTAGCGCTCCTCGATCGTCGCCCACGGATCCGCCTCGACCTGCTTCATGCCGAGCGAGATCCGCTTGCCCGCGCGGTTGACGTCGAGCACGATCACCTCGACCTCGTCGCCGACGTTGACGAGCTTCGAGGGGTGCCGGACGCGCCGCGTCCACGACATCTCGGAGACGTGCACGAGGCCCTCGACGCCGGGCTCGAGCTCGATGAACGCGCCGTAGTTGGTGAGGCTCACGACCCGGCCGCGCGCCTTGGTGCCGGGGGCGTAGGTCTTCTCGACGCGCTCCCACGGGTCCGACGACTTCTGCTTGTAGCCGAGCGACACGCGGCCCGTCTCGCGGTCGAAGTGGAGGACGACGACCTCCACCTGGTCGCCGACCTGGAAGATCTCCGAGGGGTGGCCGACGCGGCCCCAGCTCATGTCGGTCACGTGCAGGAGCCCGTCGATGCCGCCGAGGTCGATGAAGGCGCCGTAGTCGGTGATGTTCTTCACCGTGCCCGTCAGCACCATGCCCTCGGACAGGATCTCGAGCGTGTGCTTCTTCTTCTCCTCGCGCTCCTCCTCCAGCACGGCGCGGCGCGAGAGCACCACGTTGCCGCGCCGGCGGTTGAGCTTGATGACCTTCGCGCGGATGCTCTGGCCGACCATCGCGGCGAGGTTCTTGACCGGCCGGAGGTCCACCTGCGAGCCCGGCAGGAACGCCTTGACCCCCACGTCCACCGCGAGGCCGCCCTTGACGACCTCGACGACCCGGCCCTCCACCGGCAGGCCCTTCTCGTGGGCCTGGGTGATGGCATCCCACACCTTGATCTTGTCGGCCTTGTCCTTCGAGAGGACGATCAGGCCCTCGGAGTCCTCCTTGGCCTCGAGGTACACCTCGATCTCCTCGCCGACCTTGGGCAGCGTCCCGTGGCGATGGAACTCCTCGATGGGGATCGCGCCCTCGCTCTTGTAGCCGACGTCGACGAGCACCTCGCTCGTGCCGACGTGGACGACGCGGCCGCGGACGACCTCGCCCTCCTCGAACTCGCTGGTGACGCCCTCGCGGTACCAGTCCTCCATCCGCTCCTCGGCCGGGTCCTCGGCCTCCTTTCCCGACCCGGCCAGGGTGCTGCGTGGTTCGTCCTTCTTCATGCCTCCGGTTCCTCCAGTCATTGGATTTGTGCGAAGAGCCGCGGCGCCGTCGTCGCCCCCGCCGCCGGGGAATCTCTCAGGCTCGCGATCGCCGCCATCATCTGGCGGCTCGCGGTCTCGTACGTGTGCTTGCGGCCGGCGCCGCGCGGCGCCGCGAAGCGGAGCGGCTCCCCGAACGTCACCCG
Protein-coding sequences here:
- a CDS encoding DNA mismatch repair protein MutS, whose amino-acid sequence is MMRQYRDLKRRYPDHLLLFRLGDFYEMFFEDAELASRLLQITLTSRQDAPMAGIPHHAADGYIARLVRAGRKIAVCEQLEAPGQAKKLLKRDVVRIITPGTITDTAYLAGAANNFLLAVVRSREATGVALVDVSTGEFWAGEDAGREDATLAAVLVRRPAE
- a CDS encoding 30S ribosomal protein S1; this translates as MKKDEPRSTLAGSGKEAEDPAEERMEDWYREGVTSEFEEGEVVRGRVVHVGTSEVLVDVGYKSEGAIPIEEFHRHGTLPKVGEEIEVYLEAKEDSEGLIVLSKDKADKIKVWDAITQAHEKGLPVEGRVVEVVKGGLAVDVGVKAFLPGSQVDLRPVKNLAAMVGQSIRAKVIKLNRRRGNVVLSRRAVLEEEREEKKKHTLEILSEGMVLTGTVKNITDYGAFIDLGGIDGLLHVTDMSWGRVGHPSEIFQVGDQVEVVVLHFDRETGRVSLGYKQKSSDPWERVEKTYAPGTKARGRVVSLTNYGAFIELEPGVEGLVHVSEMSWTRRVRHPSKLVNVGDEVEVIVLDVNRAGKRISLGMKQVEADPWATIEERYKPGTRIMGKVRNLTDFGAFVELEPGVDGLLHISDMSWTRSVGHPSEILKKGQDIETVILNLDRENKRISLGFKQIQPDPWSTVAQRFPMGSRVTGKVVRLTDFGAFVELEPGVDGLLHISQMSSRPIGRPDEIVSVGDELTLLVIRVDANERRIGLSLKELAHAIEPPKVTDERTERGRRGKKGKPRDDYDYEDES
- the sppA gene encoding signal peptide peptidase SppA, with the protein product MTTKTRASPGRRWALLGVALAVYLGVGGLLVVALASLGRPGPAGGGAIFGERVAVVELEGLIVDVEELIRELRGHRDNPAVRAVVIRINSPGGVVAPTQELHAALKRVHDAGKPVVASLGAVAASGGYYVAVAADRIYADPGTLTGSIGVIMQMASLHELLKKVGVDYVIVKAGEYKDIGSFARPMTPDERRMLQALLDDVHGQFIAAVVAGRKLERADVLRFADGRIVSGSQAKDLRMVDALGGLEEAIEGAATLAGLPKPPRVVGPRRKFSVIDLLRNELGLGGFGAFRGSLPLFKTPLYLMD
- a CDS encoding HIT domain-containing protein codes for the protein MKRLWAPWRMGYVGAGGAPPSECVFCSALAAPDDRKNLVLHRAAHAFLVLNAYPYAPGHLMAVLNRHVGTLAEARADEVAEMMELVARAITLLTVEYRAEGFNVGWNQGRVAGAGITDHLHVHVVPRWSGDTNFMPVFADVRVMPEALEATYDRLRGRLVA
- a CDS encoding integration host factor subunit beta, which codes for MTKADLIDEVSKISSLTKKETETIVNTIFDNITDALSKGDKVELRGFGSFRIRHRNSRKGRNPKTGTSVDVPQKRVPFFKVGKRLRELVNG